The segment tttttttataataaaaaaaaaaaactaagtgtgtgtgtgtgtgtgtgtgtgtgtccgTGTTGTGtgtctataaaaatatacataaacacAAATTATAAACgtaaattttctattgatctttatgatttttttcccaccaattttaaacttgtctactatcatcaaatatattttttttattaacttcatTTTATGAGTAACACATACACAGCATATagcatcaaaaaattttaattttaaaattttatatatacataagcCCCACGGCAATCATTGAGAATGAACCTTTCATACTAACTCGTTGTACCCTGCTGTCTGCCATATCGCAAAACTAGCtgtacaataatttattaaataatatttttttaaaaataaaaattatattcatgcTTCTGGCAGACGAGAAATCGTCTagcttgtatattttatatattttcatatcacAAAACTTCTTTGTCCTgttttatagtttaaaaaaaaaatatatattatttctcttcttttttttttctttttttttgttaatatttttttcaaggcatatgtatattgaaatattagtCATTTCTTCTAAGCATTTGCCGGTCATGTGCTTGTGTCCATTTCCGTGCGAAGGTCGTTTACGGGTACCGGAAGTGGGCCGGCCTTGCCTGGACGACCGTTACGCACATGCTCTCACAAAGAGATATGGATACTCTCatcaaattttgatttaattatcaataattttatactttttttttttttaaattaatttataaacaatatttaaattaaaaaaaaattaataatgtaaatttttgtttggatTTTTTTACAGATTTGGAGCTACttgatacaaataaataatatatcaagacgaatatatttatatgaagtATATGCGTACTCAGGATGCTAAAAAGATTGATGTCACGTGACATAAAAgaagtttattttttgataattaattataatttaaacattagCTGAAAATGTCGGAACGTAACGGGCCGACGGAGGGCTCGGGTTGGTGGTCACCAGCACAAATATGGAAaacttcatcatcaacatcatcatcaataacaacatcaacaacagttGCATCAACTTCAGTAATAACATCACGTTTATCAGATACAGGAAAAAATGTATcagtaacaacaataaatgtaCCCCAAGCACAAGATGTACACGAtggtaagtttatttattattatatctatctttatatatattaattaatttatataattattattttcagttaaaaatataaaatatcttggTGGTCAAAATGGTGTAACAGTATCAGTGGTATCATCGTGTGGTAGTCCAGCATCAACATTAACAGATCATCAATTACCAGAGAATTCatcagttgatgatgatgttgaagaTAGTGATGGAGAAGtatcaaaaattgattttcGTGGTGTTAATCttcgtacaaaaaaaaaacgtgattcTGAATCTGAATGTggaataacaacaacaaataataataataatgtacatcatcaacaacaacaacaacaaccagaAAGACCAATGTCATGGGAAGGTGAATTATCTGATCATGAAATGTCATCAAATACAATTATGAATCAAGATCATGAAGAAACATCAATGGAAGGTGTACAAGCATGTAGTCCAAGTCCAGTAACACCAGAAACACAAAAATATCCAATTAAACCAGAACCTGATTATTGTTCAAGTCCTGGATTATCTTCTCATGAAGCTGTAATGCCACTTTCACATTCTCAACATttacaaaatcatcatcatcatcatcatatacaaaatcaacaacaacaacaacatcatcaccatcatcaattacaacaacaacagcagcatcaacatcatcatcaacaacaacaattgcaCTCTCAGCGAGACGatcaaaatcaacaaaatgatttaccattaattgttgataagtTGCtggataattataataatacaacaccAAATCACAGTCCAATATTAAATCCACGTCATCATTTAACAAAACATGGTCATACAAGATCACAAGTACCATCACCTGATTCAGCAATACATTCGGCATACAGTGTATTTTCATCACCAACACAAAGTCCTCATGCTGCACGTCATTCAGCTCTTGGTTCTGGTAGTCCAAtaccatcatcaacattatcacgtcaaagttttaataattcaacatcatcattatcattgtcaCATTCATTATCACGAAATAATTCTGATGCTTCAAGTAGCTGTTATAGTTATGGTTCTCTAAGTCCACCAACTCATTCACCTATTCAACAACCACGTCATgcacaacatcatcatcagcatcatcatcaccatcagcagcatcatcaacatcatcatcatcaacaacaacaacaacaacagcaacatcatcaacaatcacaacaacaatatcatcagCAAATATCACAAACTGGAAGCCCATTACATTTACCtatatcatcaccatcatcatcatcatcatcaacaataacaaatacttataataataatagtaataataatcaaacagATTTATCTGAACAACATGATGATCAAGAAGATTGTAAAGTACCTCTAGCCTCATCAGGCATATCAACAAGACAACAACTTATAAATAGTCCATGTCCAATATGTGGTGATAAAATAAGTGGTTTTCATTATGGTATATTTTCATGTGAATCATGTAAAGGTTTTTTTAAACGTACTGTACAAAATCGTAAAAATTATGTATGTCTTAGAGGAGCAATATGTCCAGTAACTGTTGGTACACGTAAAAAATGTCCAGCATGTCGTtttgataaatgtttaaatatggGAATGAAACTTGAAGCAATTAGAGAAGATAGAACACGTGGTGGTAGAAGTACATATCAATGTACATATACAATACCAGCAAATTtaattggtaataataataataataataatacaaatagtTTATCTGGTGATAAAATGACTGGTGGTAATTGTAGTCCAGCACCATCTGGTAATGAACATTATCATAGTAGTGGTGGTAGTGgaggtggaggtggtggtagACATCAttggaataatttaaataaattaccagtACCACAATTATTACAAGAAATAATGGATGTCGAACATCTTTGGCATTACAATGATAACGATCGTGCAAGTGGGAgtagtagtggtggtggtaataGTAATACTGCTAATAGTGCTAGTGGTCCTTCAAGTGAATCATTAGATAtcggtaataataattttgaagaaaCAAAAGGAACAATATCAACATCTGATTTATCAAAGGCAACAACAGAAACAACAACAGCGACGACAACAACAACTCCaacctcatcatcatcaacatcaacatcaaatcatgatgatgataattcaacaaacaataatacaacaaatttaaatcCAAATACAAATTCACCagattttctatcaaatttgtGCAATATTGCTGATCATagattatataaaatagtaaaatggtGTAAAAGTTTgccattatttaaaaatatatcaattgatgatcaaatattattacttattAATTCATGgtgtgaattattattattttcatgttgtTTTCGTAGTATGACAACACCTGGTGAAATACGTGTATCATTGGGTAAATCAATAACACTTGAACAAGCAAGACAATTGGGTTTAGCAACTTGTATTGAAAGAATGCTTGCTTTTACTGATAATTTAAGAAGACTAAAAGTTGATCAATATGAATATGTTGCCATGAAAGTAagcattttttaaaagtataatttatacacattattgattattataatattaattaatttatttttgttttttcaaataggTAATTGTACTATTGACATCAGATACAAGTGAACTTAAAGAACCAGAAAAAGTACGTTCATCACAAGAAAAAGCACTTCAAGCATTACAACAATATACAATAGGAAAATTTCCAGATATGCCAGCTAAATttggtgaattattattacgaaTACCAGATCTTCAACGTACTTGTCAAGCTGGTAAAGAATTATTAACACAAAAACGAGCTGAAGGTGAAGGttgttcttttaatttattaatggaaCTTCTTCGAGGTGATCATTaatacttaattatttatataaacatttttttttttttttaaatctaataaataataattattcattcatcagataaaacgaaaaaaaaaaatttataaaaaaaaacaatttaaaaaatgactgTAATTTAGTATTTAAGATCATTGGTGAGGGgacacactttttttttttttttttacatagaaacttatttatagaaatttttgaaactatacattatatatataataaaaaaaagtaagaaaaaagtaaaaaaaaaaaaatacatatatataaattaatagagtaaatatattttatattaaaaattaaaaaaaaaaataaaaaaaaaatgcttccAGCGACAAAAGTTTGAAAGAACTTGCATTCCTGtcgttaaaatatatttatatatatatatattttttttttcctggaGATAGCCAAGTGTGGCTGATGTCCAGGTGCGAGTGAgactgaaatttttataatgaccGGATGAATATTGGGCGcacgcaattttttttttttttttattttcttattttttttttaccgagGTAGATGGATGATATAgagtaaatgaataaataattataattttttttttttttataccttttttaagataataataatcttggAAAGTttgtatttatgaaaaaatgaaataatattattgatttcatGACAATAACGAATCAAGTATTTTCTACCATTtttggtctttttttttaaaaaaaaattaacaaattacttaaaaaaaaaaaaaaaaaaatgtagaataTTTTTTCGCAATGGTGTACTTAATAATGtgaattttttcgttttttaaatataatttttttacaattattattaggtATGTTATAAAAGCAACGTTGCCTTGTGCCTttctcgaaaaaaatatatatttgtttatgatGATAAACCGTCcatacttaattattattattaataaaaatagaaaattacgAATTTGGTTTACTTGCAATATACAATTAacgaggtttttttttttgatacagtAACGAGACTGTGTTTAACAGTGACAAATCCagtgatgtaaaaaaaaaaaaaaaacaaaaatgttatgtaattgattaaaaaaaatttccacagTCTCATTGTTatctataatattattatttttataaattacaattttattattcacgtGACGTGTATCACATGTGATACACGAACTAACGCgtgcattattaaatttttgagctcgcttgatattttaaaaaataccaagTTCATGCATTCACTTAGTaattaacgaaaaaacaaaattcatttatgTACCTTTATattcatgagaaaaaaaaaaacaaaaaaaagactgCAATAATTAGGAACgagaaagaacaaaaaaaaaaaataataaatgtatattaattaaataaatagcaagtgatttaaaaaataattaataaaaatgcgCGGGGCAACGTGCAAATAGTAACGCTGgcgatacatttttttttttttttttttcatagaaaagctaaaaattgaataaaaaaatttgaattgatgaataataatttacagtataactgaaaaaatttcatcatgcgataaaatgtaaatctcttattgtttaaatttcaaaaaaaatacatgaaccTCGGTGATTatgtgctaaaaaaaaaaaaaaaaaaaaaaaaatgataaaataattatcacgaCTAATacttaatgttaataataataactaaaaaaaataatccagtaTTCccgatgatttttaataatgaattggtatttaaatgttgaagatatattaaattaataaatattgatcatTATGGTGTAAATATTAtcgcaaaaattaaaaaaaggaaaatgatTGAAgatcatattaattattattaaatcattgaaAGTAATGACTCGCCAACTAAACATTAAGCAAAtagactattattattattatataaataaacaactcgataaaaaaatattgaacaagttacgattgtattttttgtaatcgttttttttttatatatatattgaaagcaagtgataaaaaaatgtttgcctgttaagaaatagaaaaaaaaaaaaaattactattctatgtttatatttgataactatttttatgattatttttaaataaatataatttttatatttacaattattaataaattgttttgctGTTTTGTaaaagcaagaaaaaaaataacaacaataacaacaacaacaacgacaacaacaagaaaacaactaaaaaataaaaaatatgtgtttgataaatttttcccagTGCTTCATAAAAAACTGCcaataatgacaatattaaaataaaaaaaatatatatgaaagtgTGAAAATGGAAGaatgaaatttgtttttttttatttaatgtcatTCTTTGAAGAGCTTAATAAAGAGACTGTTAAcgatcatattattatttgtctgaaaataatacaaagaatTTAATGTTAGAATATTTGATATTCTGATATGAAggcttgaattattattgattatttcaactgtgaataaaataaacagattaaattaattattttcattgattttattattacccgactaatcatttgattttaaaaagctTGTATTTTTCATGGTCATtcgttgtattattttcagagTAGTGCAAAGAATATTAATTAGTATTAATTGCATGATGTGGGCTATATAATGATAAGTCATATTGAAAcgctaaataaacaaataataaaaagggaAATATAACATGTAGAAGTATTGTTTCATGATAGAGCAAGTTTcctgtaaataaacaaatgattcaAGAGAACAGATGCCACTTACCTTTTGGAGCATGATGAGATGTAGATGTTGTCAGGTGATCCCAGAAGGAAGATGATTCATGTTGTTTAACATACAGGTTACATTCATTTAGGTTTAACATACAGGAATCACAAGCACAACACTGACTCGATAACTGACACAACTTTTATCACAATCACTTCTTCAAAAAATGACTCTAACGCTATCACTGACTCTAATACTGATTTTAACACTGACTCTAATACTAATCACACTTCATTCATAAAAAGTCAAACCTAATCTATCATCACTGACTCTAATACTGATTTTAACACTGACTCTAATACTAATCACACTTCATTCATAAAAAGTCAAACCTAATCTCTCAAACAATGAGAAAAAGCTAATattcatttagtttttttacgtaattaattaaatgtaacaCACAACTTGTCCTACCAATCAGTATTGTATAATATTAAGGAAACACTATCAGACGATATTTTCTAAATcacaaaaaatcataatgagCTTGCTAAATGTTTATAACAACCAACATATTCATTTGAATTgtaacaacatcaacaatatattgatGTGATgtgatttttgttaatatactTATTGATAAAACGTCTTATTTAGTTTTGGAGACTTCaattatatgattttatattcACAAGTCGATCTGTGCCACCGAATGTTGATGTTGTAGCTGTTATAAGTCTTCTAATTGATGGAATGCTTTAGCATGTTTGATCATATGAATTTATATGAAACATCCATGGATTCATCAGCTgctaaacaataaaaaaaaacatcgtctatgttatttattgtgtttataaaactatagactcaataaattatcattaaatgtaACATGTTGATTATAAACTATCAATTGTCTTGTATACATCAACGCATGTGCATCattaacaacatcaacatGAGTTTGTACTTGTAAATTATACTCATAGTTGTGTCATGCATGgtacattattaattaacaagcAAAAACAAACCAAAACCAACACACCGTCTATCAAATAATGGTTCGACAGCACCAACAATACTTACACAATTTATATTTGGCATCTATCTTCATATACcatcaattgttattgttaattttgttattgttataacATGAGACTTCAATTAGACATCTACAGGTTCATCAGCagctaaacaataaaaaataataaatgtaaaataaatataaattattttttgttaataaaaagaaaatgtatcATATGCCAAATCTACAATTCAACAATTTACACATtgtcattcatttatttatttattattgttattttttttattgttgttattattatttaaataaataaataatattacctttgtttttttgtcaatatcaCCAGgtctaacaattttttttttgttgctccATTCCATTGTCtgcttttgatattttttggattctgaaaattaataaattattaataaataattaataaataacacatttaaactattatttatgctcaaaaataatttgacaacATTAAAACAGCACAACAAACGACTatatgagtatttttttttcaataaatagaattaataattatttgtccaAAAATTGTAGAGGTTAGGTTGTCgtgtgttattaaattaaataaattgagtatttaattgtttattatcgtgataattaatataaataattgttctaataattattctgAGCTAGTAgactgtaaaaattatttgcaaaaCGACATTTTTTTACTCACACGAATAATGTTGGCCGGCTTTTGCTAGCGTCACtttgtcataaattttatttgcaaatatCTTTTGTTTTACGTAATATTAGGCAAcaattatacatttaaatgaTAGACAAacgtttatttaacaataatatcacaaATTTACGATTTATTGAACACTTAAATTGCGCCAAAAGATCTGATTACAGCGGACGCAGCGACCACGTACTGGCACGACACCAAAAGTGAAGTTAATCAAAATGGCCGCCAGAGGccaaaaaattgacaaaatttttttcaacaattattaagtaataattattttaattgttagataataattaataaaaaatattagtaataaaattacaataaaatttattgttattaattaataaattagttttaaaaaataacatctgCTTTACCGACTGACGTtcaattatcatgaaaattttgttttttttaaaacttatttattaattaataacaataaattttattataattttattactaatattttttattaattattatttaacaattaaaacaattattacttaataattgtcgaaaaaaattttgtcaattttttggCCTCTGGCGGCCATTTTGATTAACTTCACTTTTGGTGTCGTGCTAGTATGTGGTTGCTGCGTCCGTCGAAATCAGCTTTTTTTGTGCAATTTAAgtgtttaataaattgtaaatttgtgatattattgttaaataagcGTTTCTCTATCAATTGAGTGTATAATTGTTTGCTAATATacgtaaaacaaaatttatgacAAAGATATGACAAACGCCCGTCAGCATTATTCGGTGAGTAAAATGATcgttttgcaaaaattttacaGTCTCTACAAATCCaggtatttatattaattatcacaataataaacaattaaatgttcaatttattgatttaatgacACACGACATTTTggacaaataaacaattaattctatttattgaaatactCATATAATTTGTTGTGTTGTTTTGTAATTGTCTTACGAgcaaaataatgtttaataattaaatttattaataatttataattttagttaaaaattgtatatgagCAAATAATGTAGATTTAGCATATAAATACAAcctatttattaacaaaataaataaataaatacattgtattttgttgttgtacaTATGATGCAttctacaaaaataaataatctagtGGCTGAGTCTCATGTTATAAAATATGTtacaaaataacattaataacaattgatattATGAAATAGATGccaaatataaatgtaatatgTTGGTGCTGTCAGGCTCGATTATTTGATAGGCggtgttttttgttttgttttgcttgttaattaataatgtacCATGCATGACACAACAATGAGTATAATTTACAAGTACAAACTCatgttgatgttgttaatGATGCACATGCATCATACAAGACAATTGATAGTTTATAATTAACGAGTTATATTTAATGCTAATTAGTTGAGTCTAGCTTtgtcaacacaaaaaaataatatagatcaTGTGGTGGTttcggttatttttttttcttttgtttataaattaacaatttacaatttacGACACAACATTGAACATAAGTTCCAGGACATAACAAAGATAAGCTCATTGTTGATGTTACAAATGGTGTACTTGTGTTTATGAGTGTAAGACAATTGTTATTTGAGTCTAGATTagttaatgtaaaaaattataacattgTAGTTTTCAGCTAGaattaattttctcaatatttatattaattatattatttttcattattacagattgtctttttaaaagtttatctCATGTGTTTAAGTTAACTATTGAAACTGATAGTGAAGTTTGATTCAGTGAAACTGTTAAACAATGAGTGGTGATAGTGATGGTGTTAGTGGTTCCTGTTGACCTGTTGGACATCAAAGGAATCAACTCCAGGGCCGAGCTGAAAACATCTAGATGTCCAGAGGCTGCAAAAGGTCAGTggcatttgttttattaaatcaattgtttatttagatAAAAGCTAATTTATCAAGAAGCAATTTGATGTTgctttctttaaaattttttttgttgttcatcTGACCATTTGCTCATCTTgagtctttttattttttttaaatttatattatcccATACCAAAGCTGGCAAATAACAATATCCATCGACAGCAATAGTATCCCTTCGTTTATTATTCGTTATTTAGTACATACAAGAAGACCAGAATATCTATTAGATCTCTAGTTTTCTTGAGTACGTATTTTCCAACCGATtctatgtttaaaatttaccaCCACAACGCCATGTTCATAACTTGTTGCTAGTGTGGCAAATGGCAATACCCACTGATACCCACTCTCGACTTGTTTGGACTTGTTGGTACTTGTTGGTCATGTAAAGTGCCCCTCTCCATCTAGTGtaatcataatttaataattttaattgatttataacattaaaaaaaatacccatTAAATAACatgcattatttttatgccaccattttctaattaattaattaaaattaacaataaatacttATTGCGCATGCTCGAGTCAGTGCACTCTGAAGTCAGCGTAACAAACTTTCTAAATATCGAAcaatatcgaaaaaataaaatcgtgacatcgtgttataaatttatcaaaatttatttacaattctAAAGACACGTGAGATcgtaatattgtataaaataattatcgttaaatatgcaattaaaaatgtcaaatacgTTTAATGCAAAAAGTGTGAAGCAATTGCT is part of the Aphidius gifuensis isolate YNYX2018 linkage group LG1, ASM1490517v1, whole genome shotgun sequence genome and harbors:
- the LOC122853540 gene encoding nuclear hormone receptor FTZ-F1 beta: MSERNGPTEGSGWWSPAQIWKTSSSTSSSITTSTTVASTSVITSRLSDTGKNVSVTTINVPQAQDVHDVKNIKYLGGQNGVTVSVVSSCGSPASTLTDHQLPENSSVDDDVEDSDGEVSKIDFRGVNLRTKKKRDSESECGITTTNNNNNVHHQQQQQQPERPMSWEGELSDHEMSSNTIMNQDHEETSMEGVQACSPSPVTPETQKYPIKPEPDYCSSPGLSSHEAVMPLSHSQHLQNHHHHHHIQNQQQQQHHHHHQLQQQQQHQHHHQQQQLHSQRDDQNQQNDLPLIVDKLLDNYNNTTPNHSPILNPRHHLTKHGHTRSQVPSPDSAIHSAYSVFSSPTQSPHAARHSALGSGSPIPSSTLSRQSFNNSTSSLSLSHSLSRNNSDASSSCYSYGSLSPPTHSPIQQPRHAQHHHQHHHHHQQHHQHHHHQQQQQQQQHHQQSQQQYHQQISQTGSPLHLPISSPSSSSSSTITNTYNNNSNNNQTDLSEQHDDQEDCKVPLASSGISTRQQLINSPCPICGDKISGFHYGIFSCESCKGFFKRTVQNRKNYVCLRGAICPVTVGTRKKCPACRFDKCLNMGMKLEAIREDRTRGGRSTYQCTYTIPANLIGNNNNNNNTNSLSGDKMTGGNCSPAPSGNEHYHSSGGSGGGGGGRHHWNNLNKLPVPQLLQEIMDVEHLWHYNDNDRASGSSSGGGNSNTANSASGPSSESLDIGNNNFEETKGTISTSDLSKATTETTTATTTTTPTSSSSTSTSNHDDDNSTNNNTTNLNPNTNSPDFLSNLCNIADHRLYKIVKWCKSLPLFKNISIDDQILLLINSWCELLLFSCCFRSMTTPGEIRVSLGKSITLEQARQLGLATCIERMLAFTDNLRRLKVDQYEYVAMKVIVLLTSDTSELKEPEKVRSSQEKALQALQQYTIGKFPDMPAKFGELLLRIPDLQRTCQAGKELLTQKRAEGEGCSFNLLMELLRGDH